In Streptococcus dysgalactiae subsp. dysgalactiae, the following are encoded in one genomic region:
- the adhP gene encoding alcohol dehydrogenase AdhP, with translation MKAVVVNEASTGVEVVDHEMPSIGHGEALVKVEYCGVCHTDLHVAHGDFGQVPGRILGHEGIGIVEEIGEGVTSLQVGDRVSIAWFFEGCGHCEYCTTGRETLCRSVKNAGYSVDGGMSEYAVVTADYAVKVPKGLDPAQASSITCAGVTTYKAIKEAGAAPGQWIVIFGAGGLGNLAVQYAKKVFNAHVVAVDINNDKLELAKEVGADIVVNGKEIEDVPGYIQEKTGGAHGVVVTAVSKVAFNQAIDSVRAGGTVVAVGLPSEYMELSIVKTVLDGIKVIGSLVGTRKDLEEAFAFGAEGLVVPVVEKVPVDTAPDVFDEMERGLIQGRKVLDFTR, from the coding sequence ATGAAAGCCGTAGTTGTTAATGAAGCTAGTACAGGTGTTGAAGTTGTTGATCATGAAATGCCATCAATTGGGCACGGAGAAGCACTTGTTAAAGTCGAATATTGTGGTGTTTGCCATACAGATTTGCACGTTGCACATGGCGATTTTGGACAAGTTCCTGGGCGTATTCTAGGCCACGAAGGAATTGGTATTGTTGAAGAAATTGGTGAAGGTGTAACCTCATTACAAGTTGGTGATCGCGTCTCTATTGCTTGGTTCTTTGAAGGTTGTGGTCATTGTGAATATTGTACGACTGGTCGTGAAACTCTCTGCCGTTCTGTTAAAAATGCAGGTTACAGTGTTGATGGAGGAATGAGCGAATATGCTGTCGTAACAGCTGATTACGCTGTAAAAGTCCCTAAAGGACTTGATCCTGCCCAAGCTTCATCAATCACATGTGCGGGTGTCACTACTTATAAAGCTATCAAAGAAGCGGGTGCCGCTCCAGGTCAATGGATTGTTATTTTTGGTGCTGGGGGGCTTGGAAACCTAGCTGTTCAATACGCTAAGAAAGTCTTTAATGCTCATGTTGTCGCAGTCGATATCAACAATGATAAATTAGAATTGGCTAAAGAAGTCGGTGCTGATATTGTGGTTAATGGCAAAGAAATTGAAGACGTTCCAGGTTACATTCAGGAAAAAACTGGTGGAGCCCATGGTGTCGTTGTAACAGCTGTTTCCAAAGTTGCCTTTAACCAAGCGATTGATAGCGTCCGTGCAGGAGGAACTGTTGTAGCTGTAGGCCTTCCATCAGAATATATGGAACTCTCTATCGTAAAAACAGTTCTAGATGGTATCAAAGTGATTGGATCACTTGTAGGAACACGTAAAGACTTGGAAGAAGCCTTTGCTTTTGGTGCAGAAGGTCTGGTTGTTCCAGTTGTTGAAAAAGTTCCAGTTGATACTGCTCCAGATGTCTTTGATGAAATGGAACGTGGCTTGATTCAAGGACGCAAAGTTTTGGATTTTACTCGCTAA
- a CDS encoding 50S ribosomal protein L23: MNLYDVIKKPVITEKSMIALEAGKYTFEVDTRAHKLLIKQAVEAAFDGVKVASVNTVNVKPKAKRVGRYTGFTSKTKKAIITLTADSKAIELFAAEAE; this comes from the coding sequence ATGAATTTGTACGACGTAATCAAAAAACCAGTTATCACTGAGAAGTCAATGATTGCTCTTGAAGCAGGCAAATACACTTTCGAAGTTGATACTCGTGCACACAAACTTTTGATCAAACAAGCTGTTGAAGCTGCCTTTGACGGAGTTAAAGTTGCAAGTGTAAACACTGTTAACGTTAAACCAAAAGCAAAACGCGTTGGCCGTTACACAGGTTTCACTTCAAAAACTAAAAAAGCTATCATCACTCTTACAGCTGATTCTAAAGCAATCGAGTTGTTCGCAGCTGAAGCTGAATAA
- the thrC gene encoding threonine synthase, with amino-acid sequence MPMMYQSTRDQENKVTASQAILQGLAADGGLFTPVSFPKLALSFNKLKDESYQSIAKLVLSAFFDDFTEDEIEYCISSAYDNKFDTSLIAPVVSLTDSHHLELFHGTTIAFKDMALSILPYLLTTAAKKQSVEQKIVILTATSGDTGKAAMAGFADVPGTEIIVFYPHAGVSKIQELQMTTQVGGNTQVVAIEGNFDDAQTDVKRMFNDPVLAQKLAARGMQLSSANSMNIGRLIPQVVYYIYAYAQLVKAGRIEAGQNINITVPTGNFGNILAAYYAKKIGLPVAKFICASNENKVLTDFFTSGIYDKKRSFKVTTSPSMDILVSSNLERLVFHLVGDNAEKTKCLMGALTRNGSYELKDSDETIFSQFVAGFATEAETAAEIKRVFELDDYVMDPHTAVASAVYQSYRHETRDDTPTLIASTASPYKFPSVVVEAITGEPVADDFEAVSQLKQLSHVVQPKAVIGLQNATVRHRLLVKTADMQTAVEDYLGL; translated from the coding sequence ATGCCAATGATGTACCAATCAACACGAGATCAAGAGAATAAAGTGACGGCAAGTCAAGCTATTTTGCAAGGCTTAGCTGCAGATGGAGGTTTATTTACACCTGTTAGTTTCCCCAAATTAGCATTGTCATTTAACAAGCTTAAGGATGAAAGTTATCAATCCATTGCCAAGCTTGTGTTATCCGCTTTTTTTGATGATTTTACTGAAGATGAAATTGAGTACTGTATCAGCTCAGCATATGATAATAAATTTGACACCTCTCTTATTGCACCAGTAGTTTCTCTAACAGACTCTCATCACTTGGAATTGTTTCACGGAACAACGATTGCTTTCAAAGATATGGCTCTGTCTATTTTGCCTTATCTTTTAACCACTGCAGCTAAAAAGCAAAGTGTGGAACAGAAAATTGTGATTTTAACAGCTACTTCTGGAGATACAGGTAAGGCTGCTATGGCAGGTTTTGCAGATGTTCCTGGAACAGAAATTATTGTTTTTTACCCTCACGCAGGTGTTAGTAAGATTCAAGAATTGCAAATGACAACTCAAGTTGGAGGAAATACTCAAGTTGTTGCCATTGAGGGCAATTTTGATGATGCTCAAACAGATGTGAAACGTATGTTTAATGACCCTGTCTTGGCTCAGAAATTAGCAGCTCGCGGGATGCAGCTCTCATCTGCAAACTCCATGAATATTGGTCGTCTTATTCCACAAGTAGTCTATTATATTTATGCTTATGCTCAATTGGTTAAAGCTGGTCGGATTGAAGCAGGGCAGAACATTAATATTACGGTTCCTACTGGTAATTTTGGGAATATTTTAGCTGCTTATTATGCCAAGAAAATTGGTCTACCTGTAGCAAAATTTATTTGTGCTTCTAATGAGAACAAGGTCTTAACGGATTTCTTTACCAGTGGTATTTATGATAAAAAACGGTCCTTCAAAGTCACAACAAGTCCTTCGATGGATATTTTGGTGTCATCTAATTTAGAACGTCTTGTTTTCCATTTAGTAGGGGATAATGCTGAAAAGACCAAATGTTTAATGGGTGCTCTAACAAGAAATGGATCCTACGAATTAAAAGATAGTGATGAGACTATTTTTTCTCAGTTTGTTGCTGGTTTTGCCACAGAAGCAGAAACAGCGGCTGAAATTAAACGAGTATTTGAGTTAGACGATTATGTTATGGATCCTCATACTGCAGTTGCTTCGGCAGTTTACCAAAGTTATCGTCACGAGACAAGGGATGATACCCCCACACTCATTGCCTCAACAGCCAGTCCTTATAAATTCCCGAGTGTTGTAGTAGAAGCAATTACTGGAGAACCGGTCGCCGATGACTTTGAAGCAGTGAGTCAACTTAAGCAGCTTTCTCACGTAGTACAACCAAAAGCTGTGATAGGTTTGCAAAACGCAACGGTTCGGCACCGTCTGCTTGTGAAAACGGCAGATATGCAAACAGCTGTTGAAGATTATCTTGGTCTGTAA
- the rpmC gene encoding 50S ribosomal protein L29 yields the protein MKLEEIKKFVAELRGLSQEELAKKENELKKELFDLRFQAAAGQLDQTARLNEVKKQIARVKTVQSEMK from the coding sequence ATGAAACTTGAAGAAATCAAAAAGTTTGTTGCTGAGCTTCGTGGCTTGTCTCAAGAAGAGCTTGCTAAAAAAGAAAACGAACTCAAGAAAGAACTTTTCGACCTTCGTTTTCAAGCTGCAGCAGGTCAACTTGATCAAACTGCTCGTTTGAACGAAGTTAAAAAACAAATTGCACGTGTTAAAACTGTGCAATCTGAAATGAAATAA
- a CDS encoding MATE family efflux transporter produces the protein MIYNGRKLLSLALPSMAENILQMVMGIVDNYLVAQIGLVAVSGVSIANNIITIYQALYIALGAAISSLIARSIGEHNQNKQLNDIADGLRLTLGVSIFLGLFSVLGHRQILKVLGANGSLTLIGGQYLAIVGGMIVSLGFLTILGAIVRAQGKPRIPMQVSFLINMLNAVFSALSIYVWGFGLAGVAWATVLSRLVGILLLCRFVPIKSVVRRSTRPIDKTIFNLSFPTAGERLMMRAGDVLITIIIVHFGTTVLAGNAIGETLTQFNYMPGLAMSTATVILVAGQLGSGKEADIRCTIRASFLLSTLMMLTMGILTYLLGPLLLNMFTQNPYARDSAMIVLLFSLLGAPATAGTLVYTAAWQGIGRPQLPFYATTIGMWFIRIVLGYLLGVVCQMGLMGVWVATVLDNSARWLILSRQFKKYQKIAFH, from the coding sequence ATGATATATAATGGAAGAAAATTGCTTTCTTTGGCTTTGCCTTCAATGGCAGAAAATATTTTACAAATGGTAATGGGGATTGTTGATAACTACCTTGTCGCTCAAATTGGCCTAGTGGCAGTTTCAGGTGTTTCCATAGCCAATAATATTATTACTATTTATCAGGCTCTTTATATTGCTCTAGGAGCTGCTATATCTAGCTTGATTGCTCGAAGTATTGGAGAGCACAATCAAAACAAACAGTTAAATGATATCGCTGATGGCCTCCGACTAACCTTAGGGGTATCTATCTTTCTTGGGCTTTTCTCAGTCCTTGGTCACCGACAGATTTTAAAAGTGTTAGGAGCTAATGGTAGCCTAACCCTAATTGGAGGTCAGTATTTAGCGATTGTTGGCGGTATGATTGTGAGTTTAGGGTTTTTGACAATTTTAGGAGCTATTGTTCGTGCTCAAGGAAAACCTCGTATCCCTATGCAAGTTAGTTTTTTAATAAATATGCTGAATGCTGTTTTCTCTGCTTTATCTATCTACGTGTGGGGCTTCGGGCTTGCTGGGGTTGCCTGGGCAACTGTTCTATCTCGTTTAGTAGGTATACTTTTGCTTTGTCGCTTCGTTCCTATAAAAAGCGTTGTGAGACGATCTACGAGGCCTATAGATAAAACAATCTTTAATCTCTCCTTTCCTACTGCCGGTGAACGTTTGATGATGAGGGCGGGAGATGTTCTGATTACGATTATTATTGTACACTTTGGAACAACCGTTTTAGCAGGAAATGCAATTGGAGAAACACTAACTCAGTTTAATTACATGCCTGGACTTGCTATGTCAACGGCTACGGTCATTCTAGTCGCTGGTCAATTAGGAAGTGGAAAAGAAGCAGATATTAGATGTACGATTAGAGCATCATTTCTTTTATCAACTCTGATGATGCTCACCATGGGAATTCTAACATATTTGCTCGGTCCTCTCTTATTGAATATGTTCACTCAAAATCCTTATGCTCGTGACTCGGCCATGATTGTTCTTCTTTTTTCACTATTAGGAGCTCCCGCAACAGCGGGGACTTTAGTTTACACAGCTGCTTGGCAGGGGATTGGAAGACCTCAACTTCCTTTTTACGCAACCACTATAGGAATGTGGTTCATTCGTATTGTTCTTGGATATCTTCTAGGAGTTGTCTGCCAAATGGGATTGATGGGAGTTTGGGTAGCTACTGTTTTAGACAATTCTGCTAGATGGCTGATTTTATCGAGACAATTTAAGAAATATCAGAAGATTGCTTTTCACTAG
- the rplC gene encoding 50S ribosomal protein L3 — MTKGILGKKVGMTQIFTETGEFIPVTVIEATPNVVLQVKTVETDGYEAVQVGFDDKREVLSNKPAKGHVAKANTAPKRFIREFKNIEGLEVGSEITVDTFVAGDVVDVTGTSKGKGFQGVIKRHGQSRGPMAHGSRYHRRPGSMGPVAPNRVFKNKRLAGRMGGNRVTIQNLEIVQVIPEKNVILIKGNVPGAKKSLITIKSAVKAAK; from the coding sequence ATGACAAAAGGAATCTTAGGGAAAAAAGTGGGAATGACTCAAATCTTCACTGAAACTGGTGAATTTATCCCTGTTACTGTCATTGAAGCAACTCCAAACGTTGTGCTTCAAGTTAAAACTGTTGAAACAGACGGTTATGAAGCAGTTCAAGTTGGTTTTGATGACAAACGCGAAGTATTGAGCAACAAACCTGCCAAAGGCCATGTAGCAAAAGCTAACACAGCTCCTAAGCGCTTCATTCGTGAATTCAAAAACATTGAAGGCTTAGAAGTAGGATCAGAAATTACTGTTGATACATTCGTAGCTGGAGATGTTGTTGATGTAACTGGTACTTCAAAAGGTAAAGGTTTCCAAGGTGTTATCAAACGCCATGGTCAATCACGTGGTCCCATGGCTCACGGTTCTCGTTACCACCGTCGTCCAGGTTCAATGGGACCTGTTGCGCCAAACCGTGTTTTCAAAAACAAACGTTTGGCAGGACGTATGGGTGGCAACCGTGTGACAATTCAAAACCTTGAAATTGTACAAGTTATCCCAGAAAAGAACGTTATCCTTATCAAGGGTAACGTACCAGGTGCTAAGAAATCTCTTATCACTATCAAATCAGCAGTTAAAGCTGCTAAATAA
- the rplB gene encoding 50S ribosomal protein L2 → MGIKVYKPTTNGRRNMTSLDFAEITTSTPEKSLLVSLKSKAGRNNNGRITVRHQGGGHKRHYRLIDFKRNKDGVEAVVKTIEYDPNRTANIALVHYTDGVKTYIIAPKGLEVGQRIVSGPDADIKVGNALPLANIPVGTVVHNIELKPGKGGELVRAAGASAQVLGQEGKYVLVRLQSGEVRMILGTCRATIGTVGNEQQSLVNIGKAGRSRWKGIRPTVRGSVMNPNDHPHGGGEGKAPVGRKAPSTPWGKPALGLKTRNKKAKSDKLIVRRRNEK, encoded by the coding sequence GTGGGTATTAAAGTTTATAAACCAACGACAAATGGCCGTCGTAACATGACTTCTTTGGATTTCGCGGAAATCACAACAAGCACACCAGAGAAATCATTGCTTGTTTCTCTTAAGAGCAAAGCTGGTCGTAACAACAATGGTCGCATCACAGTTCGTCACCAAGGTGGTGGACACAAACGTCATTACCGTTTGATCGACTTCAAACGTAACAAAGATGGCGTTGAAGCAGTTGTTAAAACAATCGAATACGATCCAAACCGTACTGCAAACATTGCACTCGTACACTACACTGACGGTGTTAAAACTTACATCATTGCACCTAAAGGTCTTGAAGTAGGTCAACGTATTGTTTCTGGTCCAGATGCAGACATCAAAGTTGGTAATGCACTTCCATTAGCAAATATTCCTGTCGGTACAGTTGTTCACAACATTGAGTTGAAACCTGGTAAAGGTGGAGAACTTGTTCGTGCAGCTGGTGCTTCTGCTCAAGTACTTGGTCAAGAAGGTAAATATGTTCTTGTTCGTCTTCAATCAGGCGAAGTTCGTATGATTCTTGGTACATGCCGTGCAACTATCGGTACTGTTGGTAACGAACAACAATCACTTGTTAACATTGGTAAAGCAGGACGTAGCCGTTGGAAAGGTATCCGCCCAACAGTTCGTGGTTCTGTAATGAACCCTAACGATCACCCACACGGTGGTGGTGAAGGTAAAGCACCGGTTGGACGTAAAGCGCCATCAACTCCATGGGGTAAACCAGCGCTTGGTCTTAAAACTCGTAACAAGAAAGCTAAATCAGACAAACTTATCGTTCGTCGTCGTAACGAAAAATAA
- the rpsJ gene encoding 30S ribosomal protein S10 produces MANKKIRIRLKAYEHRTLDTAAEKIVETATRTGATVAGPVPLPTERSLYTIIRATHKYKDSREQFEMRTHKRLIDIVNPTQKTVDALMKLDLPSGVNVEIKL; encoded by the coding sequence ATGGCAAACAAAAAAATCCGTATCCGTTTGAAAGCGTACGAACACCGTACACTTGACACAGCGGCAGAAAAAATCGTTGAAACTGCAACACGTACAGGTGCTACTGTAGCTGGACCAGTTCCGCTTCCAACAGAACGTAGTCTTTACACAATTATTCGTGCGACTCACAAATACAAAGATTCTCGCGAACAATTTGAAATGCGTACACACAAACGTCTTATCGACATCGTGAACCCAACTCAAAAGACTGTTGACGCTCTTATGAAATTGGATCTTCCAAGTGGTGTTAACGTAGAAATCAAACTTTAA
- the rplV gene encoding 50S ribosomal protein L22: MAEITSAKAMARTVRVSPRKTRLVLDLIRGKKVADAIAILKFTPNKAARVIEKTLNSAIANAENNFGLEKANLVVSETFANEGPTMKRFRPRAKGSASPINKRTTHVTVVVSEK, encoded by the coding sequence ATGGCAGAAATTACTTCAGCTAAAGCAATGGCTCGTACAGTGCGTGTTTCACCTCGTAAAACACGTTTAGTACTTGATCTTATCCGTGGTAAGAAAGTTGCTGACGCAATCGCAATCTTAAAATTCACTCCAAACAAAGCAGCTCGTGTTATTGAGAAAACTCTTAACTCAGCAATTGCTAATGCAGAAAACAACTTTGGTTTGGAAAAAGCTAACTTGGTAGTATCTGAAACATTCGCTAACGAAGGACCAACAATGAAACGTTTCCGTCCACGTGCGAAAGGTTCAGCTTCACCAATCAACAAACGTACAACTCACGTAACAGTAGTTGTATCAGAAAAATAA
- the rpsC gene encoding 30S ribosomal protein S3, producing the protein MGQKVHPIGMRVGIIRDWDAKWYAEKEYADYLHEDLAIRKFINKELAEASVSTIEIERAINKVIVSLHTAKPGMVIGKGGANVDALRAQLNKLTGKQVHINIIEIKQPDLDAHLVGENIARQLEQRVAFRRAQKQAIQRTMRAGAKGIKTQVSGRLNGADIARAEGYSEGTVPLHTLRADIDYAWEEADTTYGKLGVKVWIYRGEVLPARKNTKGGK; encoded by the coding sequence GTGGGTCAAAAAGTACATCCAATTGGTATGCGTGTCGGTATCATCCGTGACTGGGATGCGAAATGGTATGCTGAAAAAGAATACGCGGATTACCTTCATGAAGATCTTGCAATCCGTAAATTCATTAACAAAGAATTGGCAGAAGCTTCAGTTTCAACAATCGAAATTGAACGCGCTATAAACAAAGTTATTGTTTCACTTCACACTGCAAAACCTGGTATGGTTATCGGTAAAGGTGGCGCAAACGTTGACGCACTTCGCGCTCAACTTAACAAATTAACTGGAAAACAAGTACACATCAATATCATCGAAATCAAACAACCTGATCTTGATGCTCACCTTGTTGGTGAAAACATTGCTCGTCAACTTGAGCAACGTGTTGCTTTCCGTCGTGCTCAAAAACAAGCTATCCAACGTACAATGCGTGCTGGAGCTAAAGGGATTAAAACTCAAGTTTCAGGTCGTTTGAACGGTGCTGATATCGCTCGTGCAGAAGGTTACTCAGAAGGAACTGTTCCTCTTCATACCCTTCGTGCGGATATCGATTACGCTTGGGAAGAAGCAGATACTACATACGGTAAACTTGGTGTTAAAGTTTGGATCTATCGTGGTGAAGTTCTTCCAGCTCGCAAAAACACTAAAGGAGGCAAATAA
- the rpsS gene encoding 30S ribosomal protein S19: MGRSLKKGPFVDEHLMKKVEAQANDEKKKVIKTWSRRSTIFPSFIGYTIAVYDGRKHVPVYIQEDMVGHKLGEFAPTRTYKGHAADDKKTRR, encoded by the coding sequence ATGGGACGTAGTCTTAAAAAAGGACCTTTCGTCGATGAGCATTTGATGAAAAAAGTTGAAGCTCAAGCAAACGATGAAAAGAAAAAAGTAATCAAAACTTGGTCACGTCGTTCAACGATTTTCCCAAGTTTCATCGGATATACGATCGCAGTTTATGATGGACGTAAACATGTACCTGTTTACATCCAAGAAGACATGGTAGGTCACAAGCTTGGTGAATTTGCACCAACTCGTACCTACAAAGGTCACGCAGCTGACGACAAGAAAACACGTCGTTAA
- the rplD gene encoding 50S ribosomal protein L4, which translates to MANVKLFDQTGKEVSSVELNDAIFGIEPNESVVFDVVISQRASLRQGTHAVKNRSAVSGGGRKPWRQKGTGRARQGSIRSPQWRGGGVVFGPTPRSYGYKLPQKVRRLALKSVYSAKVAEDKFVAVEGLSFAAPKTAEFAKVLSALGIDTKVLVLVEEGNEFAALSARNLPDVTVATAATASVLDIVNADKLLVTKEAISAIEEVLA; encoded by the coding sequence ATGGCAAACGTAAAACTATTTGACCAAACTGGTAAAGAAGTTAGCTCAGTTGAATTGAACGATGCTATCTTCGGTATCGAACCAAACGAATCAGTTGTTTTTGATGTTGTAATTAGCCAACGCGCTAGCCTTCGCCAAGGTACTCATGCGGTTAAAAACCGTTCAGCAGTATCAGGTGGTGGACGTAAACCATGGCGTCAAAAAGGAACTGGACGTGCTCGTCAAGGTTCTATCCGCTCACCACAATGGCGCGGTGGTGGTGTTGTCTTTGGACCAACTCCACGTTCATACGGATACAAACTTCCACAAAAAGTTCGTCGCCTTGCTTTGAAATCAGTTTACTCAGCAAAAGTTGCTGAAGATAAATTTGTAGCTGTAGAAGGCCTTTCATTTGCAGCTCCAAAAACTGCTGAATTTGCGAAAGTGCTTTCAGCTCTTGGCATTGATACAAAAGTGCTTGTTCTTGTTGAAGAAGGAAACGAATTTGCAGCGCTTTCTGCACGTAACCTTCCAGACGTAACAGTTGCAACTGCAGCAACTGCAAGTGTTCTTGATATCGTGAACGCAGACAAACTTCTTGTTACTAAAGAAGCAATCTCTGCAATTGAGGAGGTTCTTGCATAA
- the rplP gene encoding 50S ribosomal protein L16, which translates to MLVPKRVKHRREFRGKMRGEAKGGKTVDFGEYGLQAATSSWITNRQIEAARIAMTRYMKRGGKVWIKIFPHKSYTAKAIGVRMGSGKGAPEGWVAPVKRGKVMFEIAGVSEEIAREALRLASHKLPVKCKFVKREAE; encoded by the coding sequence ATGTTAGTACCTAAACGTGTTAAACACCGTCGTGAGTTCCGTGGGAAAATGCGTGGTGAAGCAAAAGGTGGAAAAACTGTAGATTTTGGTGAATACGGTCTTCAAGCTGCAACTAGCTCATGGATCACTAACCGTCAAATCGAAGCTGCTCGTATCGCGATGACTCGTTACATGAAACGTGGCGGTAAAGTTTGGATTAAAATTTTCCCTCACAAATCTTACACAGCGAAAGCTATCGGGGTTCGTATGGGTTCTGGTAAAGGGGCACCTGAAGGTTGGGTAGCACCAGTTAAACGTGGTAAAGTAATGTTTGAAATCGCAGGTGTTTCTGAAGAAATCGCTCGCGAAGCACTTCGTCTTGCTAGCCACAAATTACCAGTTAAATGTAAATTCGTAAAACGTGAAGCAGAATAA